A window of Misgurnus anguillicaudatus chromosome 3, ASM2758022v2, whole genome shotgun sequence genomic DNA:
TCCACGCTTAATTTTAGTTCATCTTCCTACAACCTTCACTAGGAAGATCATAACAGAagaaatgaaataaacaatTATGACCTACATTTACATCTGTGTACAAATCAAGtcttttaataaattatattcaAATACGTGGTGCTGCTTACCTTGTTTTTGGTTGTTGGTATTTTGTTTAAAGAGAAATGATGATGCCGtgaaatatttatatgtataaaaacaaaagaaaatcatttaacgctttagtttacatataaagaATACATCTCAGCTTAAActtaagcaaaataaataacaagtagattaccttagtttaaatcacagctaaagcgtatcaaaaactaatgtttgcacagtaatgttagctcagtgtatagtacacattttacaatcTAAACTACAGATCGACTGCCAAACTTCCTTTCACATAACACTGATCCATGATCACCCCTCATCTTTAGGAAAACAAAACtataaacaaacagagaccattggcctcatttataaagcgtgtgtACGCACACATTTGAtggtaaagtgtgcgtacgcaaaaatccaAAATTccgcaaagtccatatttataaaaactgtttttgacgtgaaaaagtgcttagcgccccATCAGGATCTGAGCAGGTTTTTGGACATATAAGCATTGTTGATCCTTGAACAGGATTCAGAAATATAAAAGAGTGCCTGTCAATGCTTATGACATTAAGTAGGCATCATTTAAttagtatatttataaatatagctCACTATATAGTCTCTTGATGACAGCAATCCATTTCTGATGACACAAGAGTTTTTGAGGATatggtaaaaacatgaatcTGTTTCTTTGTTACTGTTGTTGTCTGTTATCATCATGCACGACTGCGTGGCGTCACATGATTTCTAAGCAGTTATGGGCCCAATGTGTCGTTCCTTGTGTTGCAATCCTATTTTTGACCTGTTGGTGACAGTACAGGCATGATGATGAGCGAGGCATGTATATAGAAATGGAAGAAAAGCATTTTTGACCGTGTGATCAATGAATGAAGCAATGACAAGAGAAGAAAATAAAGTCTGACTCCGAGCTGATATATGACTGAATTTGTATTTATTGACATTATCACTTGCTCACAACTTATTAGGCAATTAAGTGAATGTTGATTTTCCAGAGCGTATCTGCACCTGTGAGAGAAAACAAAGACAAACAGGGTCAGGGACTTCTCTTCTGTGTGAACTTCAACATGAAATGAAAGTCTTTGCTCCACCAACTTTGTTCTCCAGCAGTTCAGCCTGATGGTTCTGGTTCATCTTCCTCAGGATGTCCTGCGTGGTCTCTACAGACTTTTCTGGTCCAAAACGCTCCAACATTTTATCTACTGTATCTAAGACGTCTGCGTCCTCCAGCTCAGCAGCTGAAATACCATAATTCTTCAGATGCCACTGAAACTTTTTCAGCTGAGCTTTCTTCAGCTCATTCAGTGAGTTCACCAAGAGATCTGAAATAGACTCCATCATCTAAAACTGCAGGACAGGAAGAGAGAAAAACATCTTCTGAAGAAGCTCAGATGAGAGGATGATGTGATGAGTTTTAAAGTAAAGTCATCAGAGAAAGTGAAGTGAAAGTGATGTATTTGCCAATGTATGGTAACACATAgttgaaatgtgacctctgcatttaacccattcaGTGAGTAGTAAACAAACAGAGCAGTGGGCAGATATTTTAACGCACTAACCATGTTTTAAAGGTTAtcttgtggttaccatggtttacCTACATTGACCAtgtttttatgtgatttatGGAGGCTTCAGTTAGTTCCTGAAAGCTCATTAAAATACAGTGAGGTTGAGACAAAGAGTTGGTATTTTTCTTAATTATTTGTcaagaaatgcattgatttacaatatttatatatcacaACAATATGTGTAGGTAGTGTTTTATGCCATATCAACAATGTTTTCTGACATATAAAATTCACTAATATGGGAAGATTAGTATAGCCAGCTGCTGTGTTACAACAacaactttaaagctttaaaatgcatcacactGTTAACCTTATATTGTTTGTGCATCTTgactgtgtgctgtgtatatatATCTCATATCggtttgatttataaatatacaaagaacaagatttttttaaaaatactctGGGGGCTTCTTTATTTAATATGAATCATAATAAAACCCCTGGCTCAGTGTCGTTTTCattttgttgttaatatgaaCATCTTACGGGAAATGCCATCTTCAtcactttcaattattattattaatcccaGAACGtattaatatatgcattttttaCACTCCACCCATATgtttaatgaataaatatgCCTTATGTACCGACATCACATTTAATatctaattacacaataatggATGAATCTGCATAAAGAAAAtgaaatttaccattaaaaggCTTTTTGTGGTGTGTTGCTTACACTATCCTCAGCCTGTCTCTTAGCCTGACCCGTTTTCTACTAACTTCCCTTAAATGTACTGATTTAATGAGAAATAATCCACTACAGATGCATTGATGCGCACAGAGATTTGATTTATGTGTATTGCTAACATACAatcttaatatatatatatatcttaattataatcttatttttttctttatgtttATCACATTCAGTCTTTTCTGATGTAACTCTATAGAGCTGACAGGAACTTCTGGGAACTCTTGACAGGCTCCATGAATGCCattgttgtaaaaaaaacttttccatTGGAGTGAATGGAGATGTTTGATTTTATGATGAAATGATTTAGCTTATATTAGTGACGGAGAAATAAATTCATGTGAATATATTAACAAGATAAAATGCTGGATGTTTGATAACTTACCGTGATCAATGTGTCTCCGTAAGTTAAGCACCTTGAGTTTCCTGAAGAAAGAAAAGAAGTTCTAGTCAAGTGAAAGTGACGTAATCATCATTCTTCTGTATTTAATTCATCACAGTGAGAAAAACATGAATAGAAAGATTATATGACCCAACGTATTAAGACAACATTAATTTACTTCAATAAAAATGACCATAAACTCTTACAAAGTGAGGTTCTGTTTGTTAAAGgacaaattaaaatatttgataaaCACAGTCTCTTTATATCTGTATCGTTTCTATCACATGTAGACTAGTAAGATAAAACAACTAAACAATATCTCACTGCAGAAAGATTAATAATGATGAACCCATTTACATTATTCAAGACATTTATTTCAGGACTTACCTCCAATGATGAGAAAATCTCTTCTGCACGTCTCTTGAAGACCTGAAATGTCTTTCAATCTGAGTGGAATGCTGGGTGTGTTTTTCTTCAGAACACTAAACTAATAAAACTGGTTTAACTGCATGATTTGTGCAAGTAAAACTGAAACTGACTTATTATTTCTGTTTTCTTTAGGTCATTAACAAAAGGTACATTTTACAGTGTTAacctaaattttttttacattttttaaaatgagaATTTAAGTCAATGAGGATGCATTAAAAACCTCATGGTCCAAACAATCTTAAACTTAACTATTATTTTCAATAAAGAATAGCTCtattaaaaacttacagcaacACACGAACTTCAGTTTCacactttaaatgtgtgttatgaTAGCACTCatcacacactgaaaaaaattattcattaaattaaacaattcttttaaggtaagtggttgcaatcaatttatttaagctacatttaaacaaaagttttatattttattttactttactatttttttttaaatgtagcttaaataaattgattgcaaccacttaccttaaaaaaatggatttcaGTGCAGagcaaaaatagaaaaaaaggaTGTAGTTCACATCAAATGCTTCCCAACACTAAGTCAAATATACCAAGAAACGCAAACTTTTCTTGTAAATTGGATGACAGTAAGCAATCAAACTTCCAGCATTTTATCTTCTTAATGTATTCAAAGGGAAAATATTTCTCCctcattaaatcatttagtgATAAAGCTCAGCCTTTCTTTACTCGATCTGATAACTCTCAAAGACTCATCTGACAGTTTTCACTTAATAATGGAAAGTCTTCTTCATTTGTAATCATTTCTGGAGGGAACACACAGAAATACACGtgtcaacatttaaagtggatcaaaaacCTTCAGTAAAGTTGTCCTAGGACCAGAACCAGTATTGAGTATTGATTTTAAAGAAAGGTTTTGAAGCACTTTAAATGTTGTCAAGTGTAATTGTATGTCAATCCTAACATCTGAAgacttgtttgtgtgtgtttctctaCGGTCATTTGTAAATGCTGTAGACCCACATGATGGGTAAATGATTTGATGttgtctgattcaggtaaaggatgtttaagctgtacaaacctctctcTTTAGTCCTTCATCTCCTCTTAACCTCAGCTTTGTTTGTTAAACCTGTTTATAACtttattaatttaaacaaaGTCATCTTGAACAAAATGTCTGTTTAAAATATCTCATAATTAATGACTTTAGGCAATCATTTTTGAacagcaaaaacaacaaatagaaAAGTACTGAACGATTTGATttgaccagtggcggccggtgacttctcttccgaggggcacgaatatgtgtttgtgtcgtgtgtggctcgtcaggCCAAAATGTGcctcatgcgtcatgtcaaaatacatgcctgctgcagacacgtgtaaagggtttatgataaaagagacgcctCACCTTCACAAAATACTCAGAAGACATTTACTtcacactaaactctgattacacatgacattaaagggttagttcatccaaaaattaaaatgatgtcattaaTGACCCTCATGCCGTTCCAAACCCACAAGACCTCCATTCATCCTCAGAAACACAGCCCAAGATGATGTAGATCCAGTCCGAGAGCTTTCCGAACCTCCATTGAAAATGTATGTGCGGTTTACTGTCCGACTCCagaaagataaaaaaacatcatcaaagtagttcatgtgacatcagtgggtcagttagaatgtgttgaagcatcgaaagtacattttggtccaaaaataacaaaaattacgactttattcagcattgccTTCTCTTCCGGGTCTGCATGACACTGCAGTGAcgctgctgacgtgttatctggtgcacccGAGCTTCATTTACcatctgagggagacgcacgctgtattCAAGCTATTCTACATTGTTTGTTATtggtaatgctatattttttaaatagtgcaCAAGTCTGCATGTTGCGAATGTCCTAATTCAtcacactgtaaacaaagctcGGATTACATGTCAGCAGCGTCACTGCAGTGGagagtataccgtacatagattttcaatggagggtcagaaagctctcggaccaAATCCAAAACATCCCAAACAGTGCCTCCGAAGATGAAAGGAGGTCCTACGGGtctggaacaacatgagggtgagtcattaatgacatcattttcatttttgtatgaATTAACCCTTTAAGAGAGTATCTGACAAACATCTTTTAACTCCTTCAAACCTCTGCAGtaggcatgtattttgacatgacaatcCACACACGACGGGCTAAATATATGTTGTGACAAGCTTCACATTGTGCACCCTTGGTAAAGTCACAGGCTTTGACTAGCCACTTGATTTGACTAACAGAAGCAGCTGCAGTTAATGAGctgtataattataataatatacaaaataataacaaagtGACAAATATTGTGTTTGAGTATAGGACTAGCTAATGTGATTTTGTGACAACTCATTTTCTATCTTATTGTGTCCTGTATCTGTCCAGCTCATGAGAGCCAGTCAAGATGTCCACTGTCCTGCTCAGAGGTCTTCAGTCTCTGGTAAGAGTGAAGTTCATCTGGTTTGGGCTGAAGGTCACTGTGTGCGGTGTGTCGCTCTGAAGATGGATGTGGAGAACACTCGGGAGTGTTACCGATGTAGTCGACGTAATTATGTGCCGAACCATTGGATGCAGAAGTGCCAGAGTTACAGTCTGTAAGACAACTTAAAGCAAACTCTGATTCATGAGTAATGTTTGGGTTGAGAGGGTAAATTCCACAAGCTTTAAACCCCTCCATAATGTTTGCTGGGGTGGCAGACAGGGGCAACGCGGTGGCAACAATTCCTGGAACATGATGAATTGTAACGCTCCTCCCCGGGCTTCCGAGGATCCAGCTGTCGATAGCTGCGTTGACGCATTTCTTAAACGGGCCGTAAACAGAGCGCTCCAAAGGCTGCAGATGCCGAGAACAGTGTGGGGGAAAGGAGAGCATCACGATACCGTTCGATTTTGCAAAACTCAACCCCTCGATGGACAAGTAGGATAAGTGACTGTCGAGGAGCAGGAGACAGGGTCTCTCCAGGGAGCGTTTGGTTTGTCGAGTGAAATGCTGAAGGAAATGGACGAACTGTTCCTCCCTCATCCAGCCGTTAATGTTGGCTCCACCCGAGCTCCCGACGGGCGAGCCGTTCAAAAAGTGCTCCCTGAATTGTACTCTCGGGAAAACGAAATAGGGCGGTATTGTGTTTCCTGATGCCGAAACGACACAGGCCATGCTCACAAGAGGCCCCCGGTCAGCGGATGACACGGGTCCCAGCGGCACCAAGGCTTTCCTAATCACCACACGATCGGCCCTTTGAGCAGTAGTGACACCAATTTCCTCCACGTTCCACACATCCTCCGGCTTAAAGCGGTGTCGTTCCATTATCTCCTTCAGCTTGTTGTAAAACATCTCATAGTGGCGTGTAGTGCTTTGGCTCGCCTTTGGCACACTCATTGGTTCGGGTGATCTGATGGACAACGAGGGATGTCTCTTTGTAAAAGCGGCAAACCAATCTGCGCTCGCTTGTTTATTTTCCCTCCACGATGCCGGCATTTGCAGCTGGTGCATCTTTGCCAACTGGTAGGACAATTTTCTGATGGCCTTAGGCGGCAGCGCATAATAAATATCGGTTGCTGTTAAGATGTTGGAGACCAGTTCCACCTCCAGTTCTGCACTAAACACTTGTCTGGTGCCGATGAAGCCCACAGCGCAGCTCGGATGTTCGGCATCTCCCTCCACCTCTTCACGTGGAATTTTGGTACAATAGCGGGCGAGGGTGCGATAATTGATCCCAAACTCCTCAGCTGCAGCTCGTATGGTCTTCTTAAACAGCAGCACTTGTCTGACAGCCTTCAGCATTGTGCCGGGAGTCGTGCTCGCTCTGTTGGTCTTTCTCTTATATGTCCTCACCATGATCTTGCCCTGAAAGGAACAAATggtgtgttattattttttctaaaatgcttgattctgattggccagcaaCAACATTCGATAGTTCCTTCTTTTCTGATAACTACCCCTTAACACTGTTGCCAACttggcaacttttttttcagaaaagcGACTAGTGACAATCTAGCGACTTTTCCTGGTGTTAATGGAGACTTTGACGTGAAAGTACGTATCGTTCACTCTTCTCGACGAGCAGCTTCCGCAGGCCACACCCCCGTCTCACATGCTAAGTCCTCGCGCCACAGTCAGAGCAGGAAATGTTGTTCATCTCTCTGCGTCATGACTGTAGAAAAATCGTGCATGCAAACCTGGAGCTGGCTGATCACGCGATGGCTTACATTCAGGGCGGGATGTAAATATAAAATGCtctttgaataaaataaatcactgtacaaaataaatgtatttcagTGAGCTGAGCAGCAGCACATTCAGAACAGACAAAGCGTACGCATGAATGAACTGCGTAAATACAAAACAATGTTTCCAATCATTTATCAGCTTGCTTCTTATATGTTTTGAAACTGGACTGtttggaaatataaacatgaacatacacATTAGTTATCTGAAAACAGAGGCCGATATACAAAcgaaaaaaactttttaggcATTTGGGTGTTTTAAAACGCAATTATGTTTACAATTACTAtgtttcaaatcaatatttgatgtcccttaccttacttatgaggtaaatagcagTGTAATAAGAGAGATAATGTACAGAAAGCAGGTTGTTATCAAGAAATAAACACTTGTAATACAAGAACCTCCTCTGAGCATCGGCTCCTGATCATATTTCTGCATATCTTATTtctgctgcctgtacattatctcTTACATAAAGAaatcatacattgatgctacTTCATGCAATCCGTTGCATTTTCCACCaacaagttgggtattttacacttaaagccctgttttcagattgtttatgatgaaatagaacgattttgactgaaatttggacatatgatgctggcctgagaattttcgggtgtttgtgtttcacctcccacctctacaatgggtttaatggtgcactggaacaatccttcctaaaatacattaaactttcatttacaaagacgtgaaactcaccgagtggtcaggggtgttcactgatatgctcacacaaagatcgcgttaaaagatgctttccaacagctgttttagcattcgttgttaacttgtagacctatttttccaaacgcctcacacccgtacattcttccgcttagagcttgaataatagacactccagcccaggtggtggcgctaatctgccattgccaattgcaagaatagaaacaaagttcccggcggggagtaataccgtacctcacagcacatctaatagtcaatggagttggcaaaaactacgataaaacctgttggaatgcgtattttgcagcgattttagggtgagcatatcagtgaacacccctgaccactcggtgagtttcacgtctttaaATATTACGTTTATTCCATCTAACCATATATTAATGATGTCCTCATATATCAACACAGGACAGAgagacgtgtgtgtgtgtgtgtgtgtgtgtgtgtgtgtgtgtgtgtgtgtgtgtgtgtgtgtgtgtgtgtgtgtgtgtgcgtgcgtgcgtgcgtgcgtgcgtttACCTGTGTGATCAGCAGATTGAATGAAAACACATTGAGTCGACTCCAGAGGGTTCAAGTCTACAGACTACAACACCACGTGTTTCCCTCCATAAACAACACAGCTGTAAAACCACAAAATCACAACAATATTACTCCCTACAGAAACACCTGACAATACTCTGTTAAAGTCATTTAAACTTAAGAAGCACACACTATGATaataaaccatggttttaccacAGTAACACTGTTTACTATGATATTTGTGGTGAGAATACACATCGTCTCACTTCAATACTTCACATATCACTACAAATGAAAATCAATCTACCCAGAAAGTTTAATACACGTTTACtatattcattttaatatattaaacTTGTTGCATTCGTACAAACATGAGTGTCCTAAAATACATCTTCACTATCTAGTGAACCCTGTGTGGTGTGGTGTGGGTTGTTCACCGCATATAATAAAGTATGTGatgtattttgattaaattCCCACAAGAAGTATTGACGCTTGTGTTACACAAACACTGAGAGAAAAGAGACAGAGCTGGACTTTAGACTCGCGGTCTCTCCCGCGATATTTCACGCATTCACATATCACTCACTTGATTTAATATGATCGCTAATTCGTCACGATATATATCGTCTCCTCGGGAGAAACTGTCTGCATCTTTTAAAGCCTCCGCTGCAAAACCGCGAGAGAAATCTTCTTTTGCCCCCATTAAataccagagagagagagagagagagaaacatcaACGTTAACGACAGACAcgaaacgcgtttaaaacacataaaacactAAACTAAAGATGAAAGagagaaatgagacgcaccGAAACCCTTAAACACTGACACTTCCGGTGACGAGAATCAACGTCACAGCGCCCTCTAGCAACAACAGTAAACAGctcattcttaaaaaaaaacagctcaGTCTTCAggcccaggtgaaaaagtagtacacttccatagtgtacttaaagtgctttatttatttatttttttatttatttatttttttacttaaagtgctttattttcgcacactaattttgtacttaatatacaaaaatttaatctttagtacttcttaagatgttcttaagattatctaagtgtacttcactctgctattttgagacaccatacgAACTaagatgtatttaaaaaaatgtatttacgtAGGCCTACCACTTAAAGTAAACTTGAAGCCATCTTTGTATGGAAGTTGAGTTtaagtttaatacaagtgttaactaaatacattgtttaatacagagatagtatgttaaaaatgcattttacttcatattcatggtgtctcaaaatagcacagtgaagcaCACCTAGATGATCCCAAAAACATCTCAAGAAGTACCAAAGATGGATCTTAAGCATATCAAGCACAAAactagtgtgcgaaaataaagcacttcaAGCACACTacggaagtgtactactttttccctgggggggggggtgtattGCAGAGGGCTGTTCCATAAAATCTGAACTGAATTGACCAAATGTATCAGTCACACTTAAATGAGTTCCATAACGGTTAATTGAGGTTTACGTAGTCCTACTAATTTGAACGAGGCTCAAGAAGTCAAGATAATAGCGCGTGCACGCTATTCTTGAGCAGCCCAAGAGTTCGAGCGTGGAtctaattttttaagttaaaaagagagagagagagagcggtgaTTTGTGATATAACTGCTGaagaatttactactgactaaaAATGATAATACTGCTGCAATAAACAAAACCATATAAAAGGTTGGAAAGTCCTTATGGATTAAATGCTttcatatataataaatatgtaataaatatttaggttaggaattatttaaaaaataactttaaatttaacagtttttttatctGGGGCACATTTAACAAGCAGCAACTTGAGTGGACAAAAAGtaacaggtgaaaataaaaGATATTGTTCATAATGGTAAGTGTATAGTCTATATAAGCATTTAAGCATAATCAGCTGCTAGAAGTGTCTAATCTTATGATGTTAGCTGCCAAAGAAGACTGAAGTTGAGCTGGCACTGAGGAGAGATCTTTCAGCAGCACAGATTCATTTCTGTAAATTAACTGTTTGTCTTGTAAAAAATCAAGAGGTCACTGAGAGAATGATGGGTGGACTGCATCTGGATTCATGCCATCTATAATAGTAAAAGATTGAAATGTTAAAGATATTCTTGACCAATCACTACTacatgaaacaaaacatttgtattttatagtGACGGCAAATGATGTGTGCGTTAGAGCCAGAATTCATCATGTTAAACACTGGGAATATGAGAGATTTTGAACCATGGGTTTATTGTTAAAGTGTTGATAGATTAAATTTCATGAATGGTTTCAGGGTGAGGATCAGCTGAAGAGGTATAAGCACTGATCATTCTGATCAAGTCTGAAGCCCTACTTGTACAGtcactccacataaagtgaaaattatgtgtttttatgAAGTGCactatgagacacagtagcacaactctctctcaagtttatacatcaagagttcagATCTTTGAAGAGCATtatcacgtttgattggagttgaaccggacacattaaaccacatgtgTGTCAACAACACGAgtcatattgcacagaaatcttgtcaaagaatgaaaaaaataacggtattaaccgattaccattattttaaatattctgttctggaacatatatttttttgaaagtttctggtttcgtttctgttccttgcaaaacatcaaaagtttctggttttcattccgtgaaccggttcaaagccttggtaCTCACTCTCTGAGGATAACCTGCTCTGGAATAGGTAATGTTGCAGTGTTAGTTAATTTTAGCTGATAAAATGAAGCTCCGGAGGATGCCTGCGCATGCGTGTACTTGTGATGAGCGTGCAGCAGGCGTGGAAgcatattttgcataatattacaatgttaacgcatttattacatttacattctcaaaTATTTATTGCTGTCTTAGAACATGTACAATATTTTCTTGaaagaaactttttttaataacatggaaTGATATTTGTGATTGTACTAAGTACATTTAGTTATGCCCATTATTAATACACATTGATTCATATACGTGTTTGGACTAAGAACTACATTTAATTATGTCCATTATTAATGAAACACATTTCCATCAGTTAATTAATGCTAACAATAAAGAATATTTCCATATCAATTTTGTCAATTAATAAATAACCTCATCACTCTCTTTCACTTACTAGATAATTTGAGATAAATCTAAACttataataaatgtttgtgCAAA
This region includes:
- the LOC129443798 gene encoding uncharacterized protein isoform X1, which encodes MGAKEDFSRGFAAEALKDADSFSRGDDIYRDELAIILNQGKIMVRTYKRKTNRASTTPGTMLKAVRQVLLFKKTIRAAAEEFGINYRTLARYCTKIPREEVEGDAEHPSCAVGFIGTRQVFSAELEVELVSNILTATDIYYALPPKAIRKLSYQLAKMHQLQMPASWRENKQASADWFAAFTKRHPSLSIRSPEPMSVPKASQSTTRHYEMFYNKLKEIMERHRFKPEDVWNVEEIGVTTAQRADRVVIRKALVPLGPVSSADRGPLVSMACVVSASGNTIPPYFVFPRVQFREHFLNGSPVGSSGGANINGWMREEQFVHFLQHFTRQTKRSLERPCLLLLDSHLSYLSIEGLSFAKSNGIVMLSFPPHCSRHLQPLERSVYGPFKKCVNAAIDSWILGSPGRSVTIHHVPGIVATALPLSATPANIMEGFKACGIYPLNPNITHESEFALSCLTDCNSGTSASNGSAHNYVDYIGNTPECSPHPSSERHTAHSDLQPKPDELHSYQRLKTSEQDSGHLDWLS
- the LOC129443798 gene encoding uncharacterized protein isoform X2, whose protein sequence is MVRTYKRKTNRASTTPGTMLKAVRQVLLFKKTIRAAAEEFGINYRTLARYCTKIPREEVEGDAEHPSCAVGFIGTRQVFSAELEVELVSNILTATDIYYALPPKAIRKLSYQLAKMHQLQMPASWRENKQASADWFAAFTKRHPSLSIRSPEPMSVPKASQSTTRHYEMFYNKLKEIMERHRFKPEDVWNVEEIGVTTAQRADRVVIRKALVPLGPVSSADRGPLVSMACVVSASGNTIPPYFVFPRVQFREHFLNGSPVGSSGGANINGWMREEQFVHFLQHFTRQTKRSLERPCLLLLDSHLSYLSIEGLSFAKSNGIVMLSFPPHCSRHLQPLERSVYGPFKKCVNAAIDSWILGSPGRSVTIHHVPGIVATALPLSATPANIMEGFKACGIYPLNPNITHESEFALSCLTDCNSGTSASNGSAHNYVDYIGNTPECSPHPSSERHTAHSDLQPKPDELHSYQRLKTSEQDSGHLDWLS